In Acidobacteriota bacterium, the sequence GCCTTTGCCGCGAGTCACGAAGCCGACAATTTCCTCGCCGCGGATCGGATTGCAACAGCGTGCGCGATAGACAAGTAGCTCATCGTGGCCCTGAACTTTGAGCGATCCGCCGTCGTCGCCAAAGACCCTGCGGATCATGCCGCCGATCAGCCCGGTTTCTTCTTCTGGTTCTGGCTCGGCGCCGCCAACTGCACTTGGAACAAGCTTTTTCAGAACAGCGCGCGCAGAGAACTTGCCATAGCCGATCGACGCAACCAGATCTTGCTCGTTACTGCCTATCCCATATTCGCTCGCGACTGCTGCGTAGTTCTGTTGTGTGACTTCTTTGAGACTAACCTTGTATTTGCGGGCTTCTTTTTCCAGCAACTTCCGGCCAATTTCGAGTGCGCGCTCGCGCTGATGAACCAGAAGCCAATGCTTGATCTTGTTTCGTGCGCGAGAGGACTTAACAAATCCCAGCCAGTCGCGGCTTGGCTGATGTCCTGTCTGGGTGATGATCTCAACGATGTCACCGTTGCGCAGCTTGTACCGAAGTGGGACGATGCGTCCGTTCACTTTCGCTCCTACACACGTGTTACCGACCTCAGTGTGGATGTGGTAGGCGAAGTCAATGCAGGTGGCGTCACGGGGCAGGATGACGACTTTGCCTTTGGGAGTGAAGGTGTAAACCTCTTCGGGATACAGGTCGATCTTGAGCGTTGAGAGGAACTCGTTGGGATCGGAGACGTCGCGCTGCCACTCTACAACCTGCCGCAACCACGACAGACGTTGCTCGTCTTTGGCGTTGACTGGAGTGCCGTCTTTGTACTTCCAGTGCGCGGCGATACCGTCCTCCGCCATCTTGTGCATCTCTTCAGTGCGAATCTGCACTTCAAACTGCATGCCGCCTTCCGCCATGACCGTGGTGTGCAGAGATTGATAGAGATTCGGCCTCGGCATAGCGATGAAGTCTTTGATTCGTCCAGGAACCGGCCGCCAGATGCTGTGGATTGCGCCCAGCGCGCTGTAACAGTCTTTTACTGAGGAAGTGATGATGCGGATCGCCAGCAGGTCATAAACCTGGTCGACGGTGATTCGTTGTCGCTGGAGTTTTTGCGCGATGCTGTAAAGGCGCTTGATGCGATGGTCGACACGTGCTTCCACACCATTTTCTTTCAGCTTCTCGCGGATAAAAGCTACGGTTTTCGTGAGGAAGGCCTCACCCTGCTTACGCCGCGCTTCGACCTGCTCCTTGGTCTGGGTGTAGCCAATGGGATCGACATATTGGAATGCGAGGTCTTCTAGTTCGCCTCGGACCTTGCCCATACCCAGACGATGTGCAAGAGGAGCGTAGATGTCGAGAGTCTCTTGCGCAATGTGCTGCTGACGATCAGGCGGAAGATGTTCCAGCGTCCGCATGTTGTGCAAGCGGTCGGCCAACTTGATGAGGACGACGCGTATGTCGTCCGTCATCGCGAGCACCATCTTTCGGACGTTCTCCGCCTGCCGCTCCTCGCGGCTAGCCAGATTGATCTTCGCGATCTTCGTTACGCCGTCAACGATATGAGCGACCGGGGTGCCGAATTTCTCCTCAATTTGGCTGTTTGTAACGTCGGTGTCTTCCACTGCGTCGTGCAGCAGTCCGGCGGCGATCGCCGTGGAATCCAGCTTCATTTCTGCCAACACCAACGCTACTTCGAGGGGATGGACCAGATAAGGCTCGCCGGAAGCGCGAGTTTGCCCATTGTGGTGCTGGAGGGAGAACTCGTAGGCGCGCTGGATGATGTCGAGGTCATCAGCCGGACGGTTCTCGCGAACCAGGTTCAGCAGGTCACGGAATTTTGTCGCCGTAAGAACGTTGGTCGCGATCTGCTGGCGCAGTGTCGCCATGATTGATTATAGCTGCGGGGGGAAGCAGGCAGCCGTCAGCACTCAGCGCTCATCTGCGGATCGCCATGCTTACGAAGGGAGCCAGTAGCGAAAACACGGCTGGGTTCTACAAACCCTGTACCAGCGGCCCGGAACCACGTCACCTAAGTGGAACCACGTTAGGCGGCAGGGAAATAGCGCTATGCGGCGGAGCCGCGCTCGCGATGAAACACTGTCTCAAATGCGTCGACCCGTTCACGGACATTCAACACGTGCTGCGGTAACAAAAGCTGTCCCCCGGCTTCGATGAGGGGAATCACGCGGTCGAAGTCTGGACCAGAATGGGAACCGGTGATGACGATCCGAATGGGATGAAAGAGGTCTTTGCCCTTCGCTCCAGTTCCCTCTTTTACTTCATTAATAACGGCTTTGAAACTTTCCGGCGTGAACCCATTGCTGCCTGCTCGGACTCGAGTTGCAAATTCAGCGATGACTCTTTGTCCAATTTCAGAAGTCAGAAGGGCCTGATTGTCATCGTCCTTCACCGCTGCTTCAGCGTCATAGTTCAGCAGGAACCTGGCCCTTTCGGGTAGCTGCTCCAGCCGGTCAACGTACGGGATAAGCAGCGCGATAACTTTTTCTGTCCATGAACGGACCTCCGGGTTTTCGTTATCGGGAAGCAGTCCTATCTTGCGAAAGTAGGGCAGAGACAACTCCAAAATGCGCCGTGGGTCTGCCGCTTTGATGTAGTGCCGATTTAGCCAGTAAAGTTTGTCGAAATCGAAAATCGCCGGCGAGGGAGTCACGCGCTCGAGTGAGAACTCCTTGATCAGCTCGCGGGGCGTGAACGTTTCGCGAGTGCCTCCGCTCGGCGCCCAGCCCAGCAGTGCCAGATAGTTCACCAGAGCTTCCGGCAGGATTCCCATCTCGCGGAATTGCGAGATCGAAGTCGCGCCATGCCGCTTCGAGAGTCGCTCGCGGTCAGGTCCTAGAATTGTGGACAAGTGCGCGAATTCCGGAATAGGAAATCCCAGCGCTTCGTACAAGGCGACTTGTTTGGGAGTGTTGGAGAGATGATCGTCGCCGCGAATCACGTGGGTGATCTTCATCTCAGCATCGTCGACGACAACCACGTAGTTGTAAACGGGAATCCCGGACGATCGCACGATGATCGGATCGCTGACCGATTCATTGTCGAAAGTGACGTCCCCGCGTACGATGTCATGAAAGTGAATCGGGTGCTCGGGAATCTTCAGCCGAATTGCAGCGGCTTCGCCGCTCGCCCGACGCTGCTGCGCCTCCGTTGCGTCGCACAGTCGGCACTTGCCCGAGTACACCTGTGGACGACGCTCTGCCGCCGCTGCCTGACGCTCCCGCTCCAGCTCCTCGGCGGTACAGAAGCACAGGTAAGCTTTTCCTTCCTCCAGCAAACGTCCGGCATATCGCTGATAAGTATCCATGCGATCACTTTGCCGATAAGGAACAAAAGGACCGCCAATATCGGGACCCTCATCCCAATCGATGCCGAGCCAACGCAGATCTTCGAGCAGTTGTTTTTCGAAGCGTGCCTCACTCCGCTCCACATCCGTATCTTCAATTCGGAGAACGTGGATCCCCTTCTTTTGTCGGGCGACCAGCCAGTTGTAAAGGGCGGTTCGCGCATTACCAACGTGTAGCAACCCCGTGGGAGACGGGGCAAAGCGAACGCGGATTTTTTGGGGGGACTTCACTCAATCGATGTTAACAAAAGGGAAATAAGGCACGCTGAGGAGCCAACCTGTGCTGCAGGGTAGGTATCTGATCATTCGGAGCGACAGTAGTAGAGGGCCCAAGTCGCTTAGCCATTTATCAGAAAGCCTCATTTGCAACCACAGATGAGGCTTTTAGTTTGGGCATGCCATCCTCCGAACAGTTACGTAGCGTCGCCATCCTCGTACGTGTGCGATGCGCGTCGATTCGGCTGGCGTCCTTCATCTTCATTTGATAATCCGAAGAGGCGTCTTTCCTCTTGCGTCATCTCACGGCCATGGGTCAGTCTGAATACATTCTCGATCGCATTTCGTAACTGACCATCGCGAGCGGGCCGGCGCACTCTGGATCCGGCTGGCGAATCCGAGTTTTTTCCGGGCTGTTGCTTCTTCACTGATCAGAGATTCCAAGGAAGGCGCGGTCCTCAGGCGTCATTTCGCCGCCGTGAGTCTCGCGAAAAACCAGCTTCATGGTTTCTATAACAGATGGTGGGAGCGGAGTTGCTGCATCCTCCAAGGTGCCGCAATCTTCAGGAATAAAGTTCGTTTCTTCTATCTTCATAGGCTTTCTTGCATGTAGATGTCTGGCGCGTAGCAAGCTATTCGATGAGGTTTTTCGCGGGAGAGGTTGGTCAGCTGCTTCTCAACGAAGGCCGGCATTCATGAATCGAACTTTGGCGCAGGATGGATAACCAGATCAGTGCCGTGAAACCAGAATGATTCCCATAACCAGCGTTGCGACGGAAGCCACGGCCGACACTGTTAGAGCAATCAGTAAGATTCGATGCTGGTCGGCCATCCTGGCGACTTCACGCTGGAGAGATACGGACTGATCATCAATGACTCTCAAACGCTGCTGAATACTTTCAAGAGCGGAGCGAAGCTCCATCAGGTTGTGCTGGTGTGAGCGCAGGGCCTCCGACGTGTAACTTTGAAATTCCTGCGTTGCGGAATCCCGCACCGGCCGCGCCGTACGGCGCGCGGCGTAAAGTTCCATTAAGGGAAGAAGTTTGCGAGCATATCCCAGCAGCTCTGTCAGCAGTTGGAGCATCTAGCCTCGTTTCGCCTGTGCCAGCTGAGGAGATTCGCGCATCGAAAATGCAGGCGGCACGATTCCCAAAGCGTACAGCACAGCTCGATGCATATCTTCGACGGGAGCTGGCTTACCTGTCCAGATCTCAAATTGCCGAGCACCTTGGTGTACGAACATTTCCGTTCCGGGAATTACCTGAATGCCTTTTGCACGCGCCATTTTTACCAGGCGCGTCTCTGCCGGGTTATAAATCATCTCAAACAAGTAGCGCGTTCGGAGGTCGGACTCCTCGAGCGGAGACTGCGGGCGTCCTTCCATTCCTACGGGAGTGGCATTGATGATGACATCGAATTCGAGTTTCTTGAGATGCGTATGCGAAATATAATGCGCATGCGCTTGGCGTGCCAGCTTCTGTCCGGTCTCCGCGGTGCGATTCATGACCCAGACCTCTGCATTGCGTTCCTTGAGACCAAAGACCGCGGCGCGCGCCGCACCTCCGGCTCCAATCACCAGAATTTTCGCGCGCGTCAGGCTAATGCGCTGTTCGAGTGGACGAACTACACCAGCGACATCGGTGTTGAATCCGTACAGTTTTCCGTCCTGCGAGCGAATGACAGTGTTGCAAGCTCCAATTTTGGTGCTCAGAGCATCCGTTTTGTCGAGACGCTCAATGATCTCTTGTTTCAAGGGCATCGTGACGCTCAGACCCTGTATGGGCATATCGCGGGCGCATTTCAGCAGATCATCGACGTCGGAGGTCTGGAGGGGTACGTAAACGGCATTAATGTTCTCGCGCCGGAACGCGGTGTTCATCATTTCAGGCGATAGAGAGTGACCAATGGGAACACCTGCGACGCCATAGACCCTGGTTGCGGCATCCACCGCATCGATACGAAACACATCCCTTAAGACCCGAGCCGTCATCTGTCCGGGGGCCGTTTCTGCACCAGCTTCAGCCGAAGCAAAGGTAAACGCGCTTCCGAACCGAACGTTCAGGATGCGGCTGATAATGCCCCGTTCACCCATGCACACCCCAACCGTGCTGACTAAGTCGCTTCGCTGTTCCAGAAGCCGCATCATCTTCACGTTGTCCGACAGCGATTTGGCAGTCGAAACAATCTTGATGTAATCGGCGGGGAACTCGTGCATCTGCTCCCAGGTTTCTTCCAGCTTCTTGGTGCCCCGAAAGTCGTGGAAGGAGATCATCAGGCCAGCTTGTTGGCGTAGCTTTTCGATGTCATTTGCCTTCAGAGCCTTAGCTGATTCCATCTCAATGTCCACCAGCTGACATCCGGCGGCAGCGGCCTTTAGGAGAATCTCGAGCTGCGAAGCAACGGTTCCGCGAAACTTGCCGCCGTTTGCCGCCCTCCTGCAGGTGGCGATCAAGAGAATGTCCCGGTGGAATCCGCCGAATTCCTTGAGCTTGGGCAATAGCAGAGCAGGCTTGGAAAGGTAATCTAAACGTAACTCCAGCAAGGAGTTCTCGTTCGCGGCGTGTTCGATTTTCTCCATCAATTCAGAGGGGCTGGAGGCGAACAAGGCAACACATAGCCGAGGAAGGCGATGCCTCAGAAATCGTGCCGCATAGCCTGGAGTATCGCTTTTCATCAACTTACGCCGGACGGGCATCTTAATGGTGCACAAGAGTAGATGCAACTGCAAAGCTAAAGTGAACTATGCTGGTGGGCTACTCCCGTATTCATCTGGTTACTACGCGCATAATGTACTGTCGGGTATGCTCGGCTACATTGAGGCGCATCTCGCGTTGCCGCGCCCCGGATCCGGTTCTCGGGGGACATTCCCTAAAGTGCTCTTTTCCTAAGACTTGGCGTCCGCGAAGCTTGGAGGACCTATGCGAAACACACTTGCTGCCTTTTTGCTGATGACTGCCGCTGCTCTGGCCCAGGATCAGCCGTCTACATCTACTCCCACTCAGGGCAACCCACCGCAAGAGCAGCAACAGACGCAGCAGCAAGT encodes:
- a CDS encoding GTP pyrophosphokinase, with amino-acid sequence MATLRQQIATNVLTATKFRDLLNLVRENRPADDLDIIQRAYEFSLQHHNGQTRASGEPYLVHPLEVALVLAEMKLDSTAIAAGLLHDAVEDTDVTNSQIEEKFGTPVAHIVDGVTKIAKINLASREERQAENVRKMVLAMTDDIRVVLIKLADRLHNMRTLEHLPPDRQQHIAQETLDIYAPLAHRLGMGKVRGELEDLAFQYVDPIGYTQTKEQVEARRKQGEAFLTKTVAFIREKLKENGVEARVDHRIKRLYSIAQKLQRQRITVDQVYDLLAIRIITSSVKDCYSALGAIHSIWRPVPGRIKDFIAMPRPNLYQSLHTTVMAEGGMQFEVQIRTEEMHKMAEDGIAAHWKYKDGTPVNAKDEQRLSWLRQVVEWQRDVSDPNEFLSTLKIDLYPEEVYTFTPKGKVVILPRDATCIDFAYHIHTEVGNTCVGAKVNGRIVPLRYKLRNGDIVEIITQTGHQPSRDWLGFVKSSRARNKIKHWLLVHQRERALEIGRKLLEKEARKYKVSLKEVTQQNYAAVASEYGIGSNEQDLVASIGYGKFSARAVLKKLVPSAVGGAEPEPEEETGLIGGMIRRVFGDDGGSLKVQGHDELLVYRARCCNPIRGEEIVGFVTRGKGVAVHSKSCPNVTNLMYEPDRRINVTWGRPSASVSGPAKATYPVKLTVVCDDRTGMLKQVTAAISDDNTNIRHMDVRTGDSRASIDITIDIEDVKHLDRIVSGIRRIPGIIDVQRLKKI
- a CDS encoding glutamate--tRNA ligase, which produces MKSPQKIRVRFAPSPTGLLHVGNARTALYNWLVARQKKGIHVLRIEDTDVERSEARFEKQLLEDLRWLGIDWDEGPDIGGPFVPYRQSDRMDTYQRYAGRLLEEGKAYLCFCTAEELERERQAAAAERRPQVYSGKCRLCDATEAQQRRASGEAAAIRLKIPEHPIHFHDIVRGDVTFDNESVSDPIIVRSSGIPVYNYVVVVDDAEMKITHVIRGDDHLSNTPKQVALYEALGFPIPEFAHLSTILGPDRERLSKRHGATSISQFREMGILPEALVNYLALLGWAPSGGTRETFTPRELIKEFSLERVTPSPAIFDFDKLYWLNRHYIKAADPRRILELSLPYFRKIGLLPDNENPEVRSWTEKVIALLIPYVDRLEQLPERARFLLNYDAEAAVKDDDNQALLTSEIGQRVIAEFATRVRAGSNGFTPESFKAVINEVKEGTGAKGKDLFHPIRIVITGSHSGPDFDRVIPLIEAGGQLLLPQHVLNVRERVDAFETVFHRERGSAA
- the aroE gene encoding shikimate dehydrogenase yields the protein MPVRRKLMKSDTPGYAARFLRHRLPRLCVALFASSPSELMEKIEHAANENSLLELRLDYLSKPALLLPKLKEFGGFHRDILLIATCRRAANGGKFRGTVASQLEILLKAAAAGCQLVDIEMESAKALKANDIEKLRQQAGLMISFHDFRGTKKLEETWEQMHEFPADYIKIVSTAKSLSDNVKMMRLLEQRSDLVSTVGVCMGERGIISRILNVRFGSAFTFASAEAGAETAPGQMTARVLRDVFRIDAVDAATRVYGVAGVPIGHSLSPEMMNTAFRRENINAVYVPLQTSDVDDLLKCARDMPIQGLSVTMPLKQEIIERLDKTDALSTKIGACNTVIRSQDGKLYGFNTDVAGVVRPLEQRISLTRAKILVIGAGGAARAAVFGLKERNAEVWVMNRTAETGQKLARQAHAHYISHTHLKKLEFDVIINATPVGMEGRPQSPLEESDLRTRYLFEMIYNPAETRLVKMARAKGIQVIPGTEMFVHQGARQFEIWTGKPAPVEDMHRAVLYALGIVPPAFSMRESPQLAQAKRG